Proteins from a single region of Candidatus Hydrogenedentota bacterium:
- a CDS encoding DinB family protein, producing the protein MSVTSVLHPAVDGCVESCARCTAVIELITQEQYSDPCGDVPAIGPHLRHCIDHYRCLFRGLDAGTVDYDARERDERVERDPERFRELNDEVIAMLARIDAEEIQRPLRIRQMPSPDGEPTFVSSTLERELLFLSGHTIHHLAIVSLIARMRGVHIPERLSVAYSTAAYRAAQ; encoded by the coding sequence ATGAGTGTGACATCCGTGTTGCATCCCGCCGTTGATGGATGTGTGGAATCGTGCGCCCGGTGTACTGCCGTGATCGAACTCATTACGCAGGAACAATACAGCGACCCCTGCGGTGACGTACCCGCCATCGGACCGCACTTGCGCCACTGCATTGACCATTATCGCTGTTTGTTTCGAGGGCTGGACGCAGGGACGGTTGACTACGATGCGCGGGAGCGCGACGAACGGGTCGAACGCGACCCGGAACGTTTTCGCGAGCTGAACGACGAAGTCATCGCGATGCTCGCGCGCATCGATGCGGAAGAAATTCAACGTCCGCTGCGAATCCGCCAGATGCCGTCGCCGGATGGCGAACCTACTTTTGTGTCCAGCACGTTGGAGCGGGAGTTGCTGTTTCTGTCGGGCCACACGATTCACCACCTGGCGATAGTTTCATTGATCGCCCGCATGCGTGGCGTTCATATACCCGAACGGTTGAGTGTGGCCTATTCCACGGCGGCATACCGGGCGGCGCAGTAA
- a CDS encoding NRDE family protein — MCTISVHRGEGSLLVTMNRDEAKTRADELPPIIRVESGISWLGPVDGNSGGTWMGVSEYGVVACLTNLYRESDATPRSAGKAARSRGEIVPWLLGHGTLESIRAAVMSDFDPKPYPSFTILLAALDRVETFEWPVDSPFTHHPHTSEWTMLTSSSWKTDEVTARRRDAFDAWRVNGAHSCGALPAFHVLQPEGEAEWSPLMERSYASTRSITQVYFDEGTTHAVMRYWPRNAVYPGGCGTPREFSVSLLPAGSASPRR, encoded by the coding sequence ATGTGCACGATTTCCGTCCATCGCGGCGAAGGATCGCTGCTCGTCACCATGAATCGCGACGAGGCGAAGACGCGCGCGGACGAACTGCCGCCGATCATTCGCGTCGAATCGGGTATCTCGTGGTTAGGGCCGGTCGACGGCAATAGCGGTGGCACGTGGATGGGCGTCAGCGAATACGGTGTGGTCGCCTGCCTGACAAACTTGTACCGTGAAAGCGACGCGACACCCCGCTCAGCAGGAAAGGCCGCCCGCAGCCGTGGCGAAATCGTCCCTTGGCTGCTCGGCCACGGAACGCTTGAATCCATACGGGCCGCTGTAATGTCTGACTTCGATCCGAAGCCTTATCCGTCGTTCACGATCCTGTTGGCCGCGCTGGATAGGGTGGAAACCTTCGAGTGGCCCGTGGATTCTCCATTTACGCATCACCCGCACACTTCCGAGTGGACCATGCTTACCTCCTCGTCGTGGAAGACCGACGAGGTGACGGCGCGGCGAAGAGACGCCTTTGACGCGTGGCGGGTAAACGGTGCACACTCTTGCGGCGCGCTTCCGGCGTTTCATGTGCTTCAGCCTGAGGGGGAGGCGGAGTGGTCGCCGCTGATGGAACGCTCGTATGCGTCCACCAGGAGTATCACGCAGGTATATTTCGATGAGGGGACAACTCACGCCGTTATGAGATACTGGCCGAGGAATGCGGTGTATCCAGGCGGGTGCGGCACGCCTCGCGAATTCTCGGTTTCCTTGTTGCCCGCGGGTTCGGCTTCGCCACGGAGGTAA
- a CDS encoding VTT domain-containing protein codes for MADWLQSTLISLVDTPALQAAFAGFCTFILEDPTTVTCGILVAEGRMAFMTALVGLTVGIALGDLGLYAIGRAVGPNTVAWGWVTQDRLDRVRHWFDRNVILAVFLSRFIPGTRLPTYVGAGIFQASVWRFLGAAVTASLLWTFLLLTAVVKLGEAVLPQLGRFKWPVAIALIVAIILMQRRTSKRLLADNAPSEAVEPVASLFEFWPPFVFYIPVGFYYAWLALRYRSFTLPTAVNPSIYSGGLIGESKSQILSLVPKEQRKWVATHTPFMRPSADTPLETVLQQAERAMEEAGIAFPVVAKPDTGQRGAGVQRIPNAEELRRYLREFPANTPMVLQALVDLPHEAGVLYYRNPRESRGHIMSVTLKEFPFVIGDGVHTLQELILADPRAVLIKDVYLRRHTAQLDRVLAEGERFRLVFAGNHAQGAVFRDGRDCITPELEARIHEIASSIPEFYFGRFDIRFESLDAFVRGEGLNIVEINGAGAEATHIWDARATLSNAYKTLFRQFRILFEIGAENRRRGHRALGPVRLLRDCYRYRQASRAYPLTH; via the coding sequence TTGGCCGATTGGCTTCAGTCCACGTTGATTTCGCTCGTCGATACGCCCGCGTTGCAGGCAGCCTTCGCAGGATTCTGTACGTTTATCCTTGAGGATCCGACGACCGTTACGTGCGGCATACTTGTCGCCGAAGGGCGAATGGCGTTTATGACCGCCCTGGTCGGGCTGACCGTTGGGATCGCCCTAGGCGACCTCGGTTTGTATGCCATAGGCCGCGCGGTGGGTCCCAATACCGTTGCATGGGGCTGGGTGACGCAAGATCGCCTGGACCGCGTGCGGCACTGGTTCGACCGCAACGTTATCCTCGCCGTATTTCTTTCGCGCTTCATTCCCGGCACCCGTTTGCCTACCTACGTGGGCGCCGGCATCTTCCAGGCGTCGGTGTGGAGGTTCCTGGGAGCAGCCGTTACGGCTTCGCTGCTCTGGACGTTCCTTCTCTTGACGGCCGTCGTCAAGCTGGGCGAAGCGGTATTGCCTCAGTTGGGAAGGTTCAAATGGCCCGTGGCGATCGCACTCATCGTCGCGATCATCCTTATGCAACGGCGCACGTCTAAACGTCTCCTCGCGGACAATGCCCCTTCCGAGGCCGTCGAACCGGTCGCGTCGCTCTTCGAATTCTGGCCGCCGTTCGTGTTCTACATCCCAGTCGGCTTCTACTACGCATGGCTGGCGCTGCGATACCGGAGTTTCACCCTGCCCACCGCCGTGAACCCGTCCATCTACTCCGGCGGGCTCATCGGCGAGTCGAAGTCACAGATTCTCTCCCTGGTGCCGAAGGAGCAGCGGAAATGGGTCGCCACGCATACGCCCTTCATGCGTCCTTCGGCGGACACTCCTTTGGAAACCGTGTTGCAGCAGGCCGAACGCGCCATGGAGGAAGCGGGGATCGCGTTTCCGGTCGTCGCCAAACCCGATACGGGGCAACGCGGCGCGGGTGTTCAACGCATCCCCAATGCCGAGGAGTTGCGCCGCTATCTACGGGAATTCCCGGCAAACACCCCCATGGTGCTTCAGGCATTGGTCGATTTGCCGCATGAGGCCGGCGTGCTCTACTACCGAAACCCGCGCGAATCCCGTGGCCATATCATGTCGGTGACCCTTAAGGAATTCCCGTTCGTAATCGGCGACGGAGTGCACACGCTTCAGGAGTTGATCCTCGCCGATCCGCGCGCCGTGTTGATCAAGGACGTGTACCTGCGCAGGCATACCGCGCAATTGGACCGCGTATTGGCCGAGGGCGAACGGTTCCGGCTTGTGTTTGCGGGAAATCACGCCCAAGGCGCGGTGTTTCGCGATGGCCGCGACTGCATTACGCCGGAACTCGAAGCGCGTATCCACGAGATTGCGTCGTCTATCCCTGAGTTCTATTTCGGCCGCTTCGACATCCGGTTCGAATCGCTCGACGCATTTGTGCGCGGCGAAGGACTGAACATCGTGGAAATCAACGGAGCGGGGGCGGAGGCCACGCATATTTGGGATGCCCGCGCGACCCTGTCCAACGCCTACAAGACTTTGTTCCGCCAATTCCGTATCCTATTTGAGATAGGCGCGGAAAACCGCCGGAGAGGACACCGGGCATTGGGGCCGGTTCGGTTGTTGCGTGATTGCTATCGCTACAGGCAGGCGTCGCGCGCGTATCCATTGACGCATTAA
- a CDS encoding GNAT family N-acetyltransferase: MDSTARDDGAAIVEPHPLTRQDLTCADELKSCWNRVDVLTLPRTKTSPYTVGFAVSDRCVEAALRLRYEVFNLELGEGFATAAVTGLDRDEYDEQMTHIVLLEGDTSRVVGTYRIQTMTRAQQARGIYAAQFFDLTDFAPYMPKTVELGRACLAHDHRTLAAIITLWMGVGGFANLFDHNYLFGCCSLTSQDPDDGWRALKTIRAQNHLHATLRLPAKAHCRCGDPSRENDPGIEAIRLPKLFRTYLRLGCEVISEPVIDREFGTVDFLILMNGREVNFSRLDVIK, encoded by the coding sequence ATGGATTCGACTGCTCGCGACGACGGAGCCGCAATCGTGGAACCCCACCCGCTAACACGGCAAGACTTAACCTGCGCGGACGAATTGAAGTCGTGCTGGAACCGTGTGGACGTGCTCACCCTTCCGCGCACCAAGACGAGTCCCTATACGGTTGGTTTTGCCGTATCGGACCGGTGTGTGGAGGCGGCGCTGCGGCTGCGTTATGAAGTATTCAACCTCGAACTCGGCGAAGGGTTTGCAACGGCTGCGGTGACCGGACTCGACCGCGACGAGTACGACGAACAAATGACGCATATCGTGTTGCTGGAAGGCGACACAAGCCGTGTCGTCGGCACGTACCGCATTCAAACGATGACCCGGGCACAGCAGGCGCGCGGTATCTACGCCGCGCAGTTCTTCGACCTCACCGATTTCGCGCCCTATATGCCCAAGACGGTTGAGCTGGGCCGCGCGTGTCTCGCGCACGATCATCGCACACTTGCCGCAATCATCACGTTGTGGATGGGCGTAGGCGGATTCGCGAACTTGTTCGACCACAACTATCTGTTCGGGTGCTGCTCGTTGACTTCGCAAGACCCCGACGACGGCTGGCGCGCACTGAAGACCATTCGCGCCCAGAACCATCTGCACGCCACCCTACGCCTGCCCGCCAAGGCGCACTGCCGGTGCGGCGATCCTTCGCGCGAAAACGATCCCGGTATCGAAGCGATTCGATTGCCGAAACTGTTCCGGACCTATCTACGGCTCGGGTGCGAGGTCATCTCCGAACCCGTTATCGACCGCGAATTCGGGACCGTCGACTTCCTCATCCTCATGAACGGCAGAGAGGTCAATTTTTCGCGGCTCGACGTTATCAAATGA
- a CDS encoding 1-acyl-sn-glycerol-3-phosphate acyltransferase, with translation MSMPTATAESAQRKRAYSSPVLAALRVAGLMAASLFLLVCWAVLRKITRDIKTQNRKAAHWTSRWTRWCLAITGFRVTTSGPQPAEGSLVAPNHIGYADVLALGSVVPCFFVAKVDVESWPFVGLLFRISKNIGVPRRRARALVEVTNEVAERLRGGNSVCVFLEGTSTGGDRLLPFYPPLAQPAIDAQAQTVPVAIRWHADAPDIDVAEDVAYWKDHVFGPHAWRLMGLRRISVHIQFGDPIPAEGHNRKTLAAAAESAVAAMTGLPVLGPEARPESLTGKADRDTESVPG, from the coding sequence ATGAGCATGCCAACGGCCACAGCCGAATCCGCGCAAAGGAAGCGGGCCTACTCCAGTCCTGTCCTTGCCGCGCTGCGCGTCGCCGGACTTATGGCAGCGAGTCTGTTCCTATTGGTGTGTTGGGCCGTACTCCGGAAAATCACTCGCGACATCAAGACGCAGAATCGCAAAGCGGCCCACTGGACCAGCCGCTGGACGCGCTGGTGCCTCGCGATAACCGGGTTCCGCGTGACGACCTCTGGGCCGCAACCCGCCGAAGGCTCCCTCGTTGCGCCCAATCACATTGGTTACGCCGATGTGCTCGCACTCGGTTCCGTGGTGCCGTGCTTCTTCGTGGCCAAGGTGGACGTCGAATCGTGGCCTTTCGTGGGTCTGCTCTTCCGTATCTCCAAGAACATCGGTGTACCGCGCCGTCGTGCACGCGCGCTCGTGGAAGTGACCAACGAAGTCGCCGAGCGCTTGCGCGGGGGAAACTCCGTCTGCGTGTTTCTCGAAGGCACCTCGACCGGCGGCGACCGTCTGCTGCCGTTCTATCCGCCGCTGGCGCAACCTGCCATCGACGCTCAGGCCCAGACCGTGCCCGTCGCCATCCGCTGGCATGCGGATGCGCCCGATATCGACGTGGCCGAAGACGTCGCCTACTGGAAAGACCACGTGTTTGGCCCGCACGCCTGGCGATTGATGGGCCTGCGCAGGATTTCCGTACACATCCAGTTTGGCGACCCCATCCCCGCCGAAGGCCACAACCGCAAGACCCTTGCGGCCGCCGCTGAATCCGCCGTCGCCGCGATGACGGGACTGCCCGTGCTTGGTCCCGAAGCAAGGCCGGAGTCGTTGACGGGGAAAGCCGATCGCGACACAGAGAGCGTACCTGGTTAA